In a single window of the Tigriopus californicus strain San Diego chromosome 2, Tcal_SD_v2.1, whole genome shotgun sequence genome:
- the LOC131893413 gene encoding uncharacterized protein K02A2.6-like, with amino-acid sequence MVSPHKSSKSVSLQFCADTGADVIIIGMNQFRDSDICQLTTLDQRSSNSVISGVDGRSLSLVGSFRANLSLDEDHKAHDVTIVVSYDVDDSYLSLDACRALGIVGPNFPQPMISVIEREVVRIPDPTVWSLKEREEWITSLPSLPSREDFMNVESKLKSIYSTAFDDSSLKPMRGPIVGDPMVITLKEGARSFAINTAHQIPIPQLDPVKSSLDKMVDSRIIEPVGDIPTPWCHPLVVVPKPDGSLRLCVDLTRLNTEVVRSIHPIKTPAEAICGFKPRDKYFIKLDLVKGYWQMPLAKESQELTTFITPFGKYRFLRSPMGFISTGDSFSYRGDVAMSGLGIQKVIDDMAVGKELYPDLVRVTCDILERCVRFGMTVNAKKSVIGGAEEIDFVGYRISRDSIKADPEKVAAISRFPCPEDRQDLRSFMGLVNQLGQFSSEIAHNAEPLRDLLKIKNVFSWCPEHMNAFEKVKSALTSPPILGMFQLGAETILQTDASKLKGLGFALMQLHEEWKCGKQHYIPDALSRYPISDPNADEDLDPIASNLQVAAIRAKETDLVLDNLSAHARSSSEYQALESLVESNFKPKVKTGYPSLFKKIADELSVEGDLVLRGSRIVVPPSAIGEVLSLLHASHQGIERTKRRARQIVYWPGFSSDITNMVENCRECAYFRPSNPAEPMMSNDRPSRPFEMVSADFFTYGGKDYLVYSDRFSGFPLVARFSSSPCASSLIQELRGFFTTMGVPNVFRSDNGTPFASSLTQDFFSHWGVEWRPSSPHNPQSNGHAESNVKSIKYLLAKSGGEWGSSAFMSGLLELRNTPRSDGLSPAQRLFGRPLRSKLPIHWKAFMPEFQITSDEADTKRFRDDALRKAYYDRSTRARKKIPLGQRVLIQDPITRRWEREGVVVDNKTPRRYMLRLPSGRVLVRNQRFLRRGLVHDLIDDEEPADEPDALPSRPIRDRRQIVRFQA; translated from the exons ATGGTCTCACCCCACAAATCGTCCAAGTCGGTCAGCCTTCAATTCTGCGCTGATACGGGAGCTGACGTCATTATCATTGGTATGAATCAATTTCGGGATTCCGATATTTGTCAACTAACCACTCTAGATCAACGTTCGTCAAACTCCGTCATTTCTGGTGTTGATGGTCGATCTCTTAGCTTGGTCGGTTCGTTCCGAGCTAATTTGTCTCTAGATGAGGATCATAAGGCCCATGACGTAACAATAGTCGTCAGCTATGATGTTGACGACTCGTATCTGAGTTTAGATGCTTGTCGAGCCCTGGGTATTGTTGGACCCAATTTTCCACAACCAATGATTTCTGTAATTGAAAGAGAGGTCGTAAGAATCCCTGATCCGACTGTTTGGTCGTTGAAAGAGCGAGAAGAATGGATTACTTCCTTACCTTCTTTGCCTTCTAGGGAAGACTTCATGAACGTTGAATCCAAACTTAAGTCCATTTACAGTACGGCATTTGacgattcaagtttgaaaccCATGCGCGGTCCAATCGTGGGTGATCCTATGGTGATCACCTTAAAGGAAGGAGCAAGATCGTTTGCCATTAATACCGCGCATCAGATCCCTATACCTCAATTGGACCCCGTCAAATCCAGTTTGGATAAGATGGTTGATAGTCGGATAATAGAACCCGTGGGTGATATTCCCACACCTTGGTGCCATCCCTTGGTTGTCGTACCGAAACCGGATGGATCTCTCCGTCTGTGTGTCGACTTAACGAGGTTGAACACTGAAGTCGTTCGTTCTATTCATCCCATCAAGACTCCGGCCGAGGCCAtttgtgggttcaaaccccgtgATAAGTATTTCATCAAGTTGGATCTGGTCAAAGGCTACTGGCAAATGCCGCTGGCCAAAGAGTCGCAAGAATTGACCACTTTCATTACTCCTTTTGGGAAATACCGTTTTCTCCGTTCACCCATGGGATTTATTTCAACCGGGGATTCCTTCTCTTATAGAGGCGATGTCGCAATGTCTGGCCTTGGCATTCAAAAGGTTATTGACGATATGGCTGTGGGAAAGGAATTGTATCCTGATCTGGTTCGCGTTACCTGTGACATTCTGGAACGTTGTGTCCGTTTCGGCATGACTGTCAATGCCAAGAAGAGCGTTATTGGCGGGGCCGAAGAGATCGATTTTGTCGGATATCGTATATCTCGCGATAGTATTAAGGCCGATCCCGAGAAAGTTGCAGCCATCTCGAGATTCCCCTGCCCAGAGGATCGCCAAGACCTGAGATCGTTCATGGGTCTTGTTAACCAGTTGGGTCAATTTTCGAGCGAGATCGCTCACAATGCTGAGCCCCTCAGAGATTTGCTAAAAATAAAGAATGTGTTTTCATGGTGTCCCGAACACATGAACGCGTTTGAGAAGGTAAAATCGGCTCTTACCTCTCCTCCTATTTTGGGAATGTTCCAACTTGGGGCCGAAACCATCCTTCAGACAGACGCATCGAAATTGAAAGGTCTGGGTTTTGCGCTTATGCAGCTCCATGAGG AGTGGAAGTGCGGCAAGCAACATTATATTCCCGACGCCTTATCTCGTTATCCCATTTCGGACCCCAACGCGGATGAAGATCTCGATCCAATTGCCTCGAATCTCCAAGTAGCGGCGATCAGGGCTAAAGAGACGGACCTTGTTCTGGATAATCTTTCGGCCCACGCGCGGTCATCTTCGGAGTACCAGGCGTTGGAGTCATTGGTCGAGAGTAACTTCAAACCCAAGGTCAAAACTGGATATCcctctcttttcaaaaagatcgcGGATGAATTGTCTGTGGAAGGTGATCTAGTATTGCGAGGCTCACGTATTGTTGTCCCGCCTTCTGCAATCGGAGAGGTTTTATCCTTATTACATGCTAGTCACCAAGGGATAGAGAGAACGAAGAGACGAGCCAGACAAATCGTGTACTGGCCTGGATTTTCATCCGATATTACGAATATGGTCGAAAATTGTCGTGAATGTGCCTACTTCAGACCATCAAACCCGGCAGAACCCATGATGTCCAATGATCGTCCTTCTCGTCCTTTCGAAATGGTTTCTGCTGACTTTTTTACTTATGGGGGGAAAGACTATCTCGTCTATTCAGATCGTTTTTCTGGGTTTCCTCTCGTGGCCAGATTTAGTTCTTCCCCCTGCGCTTCGTCCTTGATCCAAGAACTTCGTGGTTTTTTCACGACGATGGGCGTGCCCAACGTTTTCCGGTCCGATAATGGTACTCCCTTCGCTTCATCATTAACTCAAGATTTTTTCAGCCATTGGGGTGTGGAATGGAGACCCTCCTCGCCCCATAACCCCCAGTCGAATGGCCATGCCGAATCCAATGTGAAAAGCATCAAATACCTCCTCGCCAAGTCCGGAGGGGAATGGGGATCCAGTGCTTTCATGTCCGGTCTTTTGGAATTGCGGAACACACCACGCTCAGACGGACTCTCACCAGCCCAACGTTTATTCGGTCGTCCTCTCAGGTCTAAGTtgccaattcattggaaagcgTTTATGCCTGAGTTTCAGATCACGTCGGATGAGGCCGATACCAAACGATTCCGGGATGACGCACTTCGAAAAGCATATTATGATCGGAGTACACGTGCCAGGAAGAAGATTCCATTGGGTCAGCGCGTCCTCATCCAAGATCCGATCACACGACGATGGGAAAGAGAAGGAGTGGTGGTCGACAACAAGACGCCGAGACGGTACATGCTTCGATTGCCATCAGGCAGAGTGTTGGTGAGAAACCAGAGATTTCTCCGTCGTGGACTCGTTCATGACCTCATCGATGATGAAGAGCCAGCTGACGAGCCTGACGCACTTCCTTCAAGACCAATTCGTGATCGACGTCAGATTGTTCGCTTTCAAGCATGA
- the LOC131893360 gene encoding uncharacterized protein LOC131893360: MKHFLTLVVVIIIGLGVEVSSVTSRNNTRAGKLFSIFQIVNFPNAPCVGSSTRNGTCFTSDECSSRGGTSAGTCAQGFGVCCTFTVACGATTSQNCTYLVQEATTNPPANPCTFTICKQSSDICRIRLDFTTFSIAGPAIGTTSTGTSIPEDKGGSVGDCNVDSFSVTAPGYKSSPVVCGFNSGQHMILDASGICHKATFDFTGTGSTRQFDIKVTQYTCGDERGGPKGCLQYFTGVSGKVASYNFPTTSATISSTVTHLSSQCYTMCFRQEVGKCAICFTAVKMGSAIIDQGSFGLSVSSTTAAAVTGVQDSGCTSDYLEIPGSERDAAAPDDFTVGTTGSHGHDRVCGRFFGYSDTDLVGVGAVLTIID, from the exons ATGAAGCATTTCCTCACATTGGTTGTGGTAATCATCATTGGTTTGGGAGTTGAAGTCTCCTCGGTCACGTCTCGAAATAACACGCGAGCAGGGAAAC TGTTTTCCATATTTCAGATCGTCAACTTTCCT AATGCTCCTTGTGTGGGATCCTCAACCAGAAACGGAACATGTTTTACAT CCGACGAATGCTCATCGCGAG GTGGAACCTCGGCTGGAACCTGCGCCCAAGGATTTGGAGTTTGCTGTACCT TTACTGTGGCCTGTGGGGCCACAACATCGCAAAACTGCACTTATCTTGTTCAAGAAGCCACCACCAACCCCCCCGCCAATCCATGTACGTTTACTATTTGCAAGCAATCCTCTGACATCTGCAGGATTCGCCTCGATTTCACG ACCTTCTCAATTGCTGGACCAGCCATAGGTACGACATCAACTGGTACCTCAATACCAGAGGATAAAG GTGGTTCAGTTGGAGATTGCAATGTGGATTCATTTAGCGTCACCGCTCCAGGGTATAAGTCATCTCCTGTAGTTTGTGGGTTCAATTCGGGTCAGCACA TGATTCTGGATGCTTCCGGTATATGCCATAAGGCAACTTTTGATTTTACTGGAACTGGATCAACTCGTCAATTTGATATCAAAG TCACTCAATACACTTGTGGAGATGAAAGAGGAG GTCCAAAAGGCTGTCTCCAATACTTCACGGGAGTTTCAGGAAAGGTTGCCag TTATAACTTTCCAACAACATCTGCAACGATATCTTCAACAG TGACACACTTGTCAAGTCAGTGTTACACCATGTGTTTTCGACAAGAAGTAGGCAAATGTGCCATTTGCTTTACCGCCGTGAAAATGGGATCAGCCATCATTGACCAAGGATCTTTTGGTCTGTCCGTCTCAAGTACTACAGCAGCAGCAGTGACTGGGGTTCAAGATTCAGGATGTACATCGGACTACCTGGAG ATCCCGGGCAGTGAAAGAGATGCTGCTGCTCCAGATGACTTCACCGTGGGAACCACTGGATCTCATGGTCATGATCGTGTGTGTGGACGATTTTTTGGATACTCTGATACTGACTTAGTTGGAGTTGGAGCTGTTCTGACAATC ATAGATTAA